The following nucleotide sequence is from Scheffersomyces stipitis CBS 6054 chromosome 4, complete sequence.
AGATACGCGGAAGAACTCGAACAGTATTCTTTTAGGAGTAGCAGAGAATGAACATCATAGACTAAACAATCATGACAACATGGGAATTTCTTCACAAGGGAAGCTCGCTTAGCATAGTCAGATCGTATAGATTAGTCAGCTGATAAATTCCTTACAATCTATTGTTGGaacttttcgcagccataGTCGCACAGAATTAAGCTAGCAAAACTTCCTCACCCAATATTCTACTTTTACTTCTACTTCCATACTACTTCACTCCATTACATCTTCATGTGTTATTATATACAAAGTTTTAGTTTACCTACTTCAAGGCTCTTCTGGCCTTGACAGCATCAGCCAACAACTGCAACACTTCTTCAGTGCTGTCCCAGCCAATACAGGCATCGGTGATAGAACAACCGTACTTCAATGCATCCTTGCCTCCTTGCTCCAAAGGTGGGACGTCTTGTCTGCCTTCGACGATGTTGGACTCGATCATCAAACCACAAATACCGTCTTCACCGTTGGCAACTTGACGTGCTACTTCAGCTGCTACCTTGGGTTGGTTTCTGTGATCCTTATTAGAGTTACCGTGGGAGCAATCAACCATGATCTTTGGTCCTGGCTTTTCTTCACTGACCACTTTGgccttgatcaactctGCCTTGGCCTCCTTGACGGACTTCTCATCGTAATTGGTACCCTTCTTTCCACCTCTCAAGATTACAAAAGTGTCCTGATTTCCGTCAGTTCCTACAATGGCTACAATACCAGGCTTGGTGACAGAAAGGAAGTGATGAGGGTGAGATGCAGCTCTCATGGCATCTACAGCTACACCCAAAGTACCGTCAGTACCGTTCTTGAACCCCACAGGGAAGGACAAGCCAGAAGCCAACTCACGGTGCAACTGAGACTCAGTAGTTCTGGCACCAATAGCTCCCACAGAGAACAAATCGGACAAGAACTGCGGAGAAATAGTATCCAACATTTCTCCGGCAATGGGCAACTTGGAGGTCAATTCGACAAATAACTTTCTCGAGATTCTCAACCCCTTGTTAATCTGGAAAGAACCGTCGATTTCAGGATCGTTGATCAAACCTTTCCAGCCTACAGTGGTTCTGGGTTTTTCCAAGTACGCT
It contains:
- the ARO3 gene encoding 2-dehydro-3-deoxy- phosphoheptonate aldolase (DAHP synthase a.k.a. phospho-2-dehydro-3-deoxyheptonate aldolase, phenylalanine-inhibited phospho-2-keto-3-deoxyheptonate aldolase 2-dehydro-3-deoxyphosphoheptonate aldolase 3-deoxy-D-arabine-heptulosonate-7-phosphate synthase~go_process biosynthesis) — protein: MFITNEHVGDRSRMEDWRVRGYDPLTPPDLLQHEYPLPESSQKTILDGRNQAVDILNGKDDRLILVIGPCSIHDPKAALDYADRLHKEAQKHKGELHIVMRAYLEKPRTTVGWKGLINDPEIDGSFQINKGLRISRKLFVELTSKLPIAGEMLDTISPQFLSDLFSVGAIGARTTESQLHRELASGLSFPVGFKNGTDGTLGVAVDAMRAASHPHHFLSVTKPGIVAIVGTDGNQDTFVILRGGKKGTNYDEKSVKEAKAELIKAKVVSEEKPGPKIMVDCSHGNSNKDHRNQPKVAAEVARQVANGEDGICGLMIESNIVEGRQDVPPLEQGGKDALKYGCSITDACIGWDSTEEVLQLLADAVKARRALK